The following nucleotide sequence is from Ignavibacteria bacterium.
TTATCTTTTGCTTCTAATTCGAGCAAAACATTTTCTTGGTTAAGTAAATCGCTGATTTTCATCTTATAGTATTCATTAATTAAGCGTTCAAATATAAATTAACGTTATTCTAAAATCAATTGCAGGTTTTTTTTGTGAGTTTAAGTAAAATTCGTAATGAATAGATAGATGCTTTTCGAAAATTATAGCTAAAGATTTCTCAATTGAGTAATTTGCATTGAATTTTAATGGTTATTGAACTGAAACAATCCTTCTTGAGAGAGGCATAAATGGATATTAAAAATAAAACTGTATTGATACTTGGCGGCTGGGGTTTAGTTGGCTCGGCAGTTGCACGAAAAATAATTGTTAAAAATCCTGAAAAGATCATCCTTGCATCACTGCAGGAATACGAGGCGAAGGAAGCAGTTGAAAGTCTGCGGAATGAATTTCCAAATTTCCCGCCAGAAAATATTATTCCGTGGTGGGGAAATATTTTTTTACGAAAAGAATTTAAAGATAAAAATAGATTTGACTTACTCTCAGACTCCGAATCGAGAGATATTTTAATTAATGATGTTCTCGAGGAATTAAGTGATGAAATTCTTCATGCTTCAAGTTTATATGACTTGATAACTACTTACGAACCAAAAATAGTAATCGACAGCATTAACACAGCGACAGCAATTGCATATCAAGATTTATATTCTGTAAGCAGAGATGTTCGTAAATCTCTGAAAAGTAAAAATATCGATGACATTTTATTCCAAACAGAAAGACTTCTTGCAACTCTTTATATACCGCAGTTGATCAGACACGTTCAAATTTTATATAAAAGCATGAGCGATGCAAACTCGCAAATCTATGTTAAGATTGGTACAAGTGGAACTGGAGGAATGGGATTAAACATTCCATACACGCACAGCGAAGAAAAACCTTCAAGAGTATTGCTAAGCAAATCTTCTGTTGCAGGAGCTCATACTCTTCTATTATTTTTGATTGCCCGAACTCCAGATGCACCAATCACAAAAGAAATTAAACCAACTGCTGCAATTGCTTGGAAAAAAATTGCTTTCGGTGAGATCAGAAAAGGCGGAAAGCCAGTGGAGCTCTTTGACTGTCCGGTTGAAAATGCCGTTCAGCTTGAAAAAATATTCAAGATTAAAGATGAAGTCGCGATCAATAAAAAAGAAGAAACGTTAAAAGCTGTTTTTATTGACACTGGTGAAAATGGAATTTTTTCGCGCGGTGAGTTTGATGCGATATCAAGTCTTGGTCAGATGGAATATGTAACCCCTGAAGAAATTGCTCAATCAGTTGTGCAGGAAATCCGCGGCGGCAACACCGGTCATGATATTATCAACGCACTCGACCATGCTTCATTAGAACCTACTTACCGTGCTGGATTTATGCACCACAGTGCAATTAAAAAAATGAAGAAACTAGAAACCGAATATCAGACAGACAGCGTTGCATTTGAAATGCTAGGACCTCCGAGACTATCCAAACTATTATATGAGGCACAATTACTTAGAATACTATTTACTTCAATGAGAAATGTTGTAAAGAAAAATCCAAAAGAAATTTCAAACACGATTTTTGAAT
It contains:
- a CDS encoding short-chain dehydrogenase — protein: MDIKNKTVLILGGWGLVGSAVARKIIVKNPEKIILASLQEYEAKEAVESLRNEFPNFPPENIIPWWGNIFLRKEFKDKNRFDLLSDSESRDILINDVLEELSDEILHASSLYDLITTYEPKIVIDSINTATAIAYQDLYSVSRDVRKSLKSKNIDDILFQTERLLATLYIPQLIRHVQILYKSMSDANSQIYVKIGTSGTGGMGLNIPYTHSEEKPSRVLLSKSSVAGAHTLLLFLIARTPDAPITKEIKPTAAIAWKKIAFGEIRKGGKPVELFDCPVENAVQLEKIFKIKDEVAINKKEETLKAVFIDTGENGIFSRGEFDAISSLGQMEYVTPEEIAQSVVQEIRGGNTGHDIINALDHASLEPTYRAGFMHHSAIKKMKKLETEYQTDSVAFEMLGPPRLSKLLYEAQLLRILFTSMRNVVKKNPKEISNTIFEYIKTDSDIRAKMISIGIPILLPDGKQLLRGKDIKIPPYRGENELKIDDKKIELWSNDGWVDLREKNWKKWIERFDTIIKTTDSIPFDETSSRYVRDRDYWNNFDEIDIGKIVGWIFIYEDLGERMKA